The following proteins are encoded in a genomic region of Leishmania mexicana MHOM/GT/2001/U1103 complete genome, chromosome 25:
- a CDS encoding beta galactofuranosyl transferase, translated as MAPLRSVHYRRRMAKLVRIGLYTLLFLMGYFVPLIIFYNRSGTDTFVDTSRPGEAVISDENFFHCVAERLSYKEEHPARIPYVLIPVTMDYQDIKQLFCNTTAPMTYITFINNGMFLPLRSLLDRLAVELGHYVDKNLFIIHHPENIGYAAAVNEGLRHALSFSVAQVPWVFITNADVRFAPGLIAEFVAQTKEKTEGQLERIRSLDLEVIAEARTLENVPDPRFAFHSNSYPIITASSLPYRIRTMPPQEMKKQFADTYGIFYTDYKEFMATFALSRLAIATVGFFDENYYPAYGEDHDYLWRMAALGYKKYFSERGKYVHYENANLKVDEAARNRGIFKSTVYFIQSMKFGRMNHQPFRLQYRRAKWFPDSVTLYPEIGNKPLPFNGTIPVDMWVLDTERRRFIWEVGENIRCHYDYKPYNMKLLDFAVRSR; from the coding sequence ATGGCGCCGCTTCGCTCGGTTCACTACCGCCGGCGCATGGCGAAATTAGTGCGTATCGGCCTGTACACGCTTCTCTTCCTCATGGGCTACTTTGTCCCGCTTATAATTTTTTATAATCGCTCGGGCACAGACACCTTCGTGGATACCTCTCGTCCAGGTGAGGCAGTTATTAGTGACGAGAATTTTTTCCACTGCGTCGCGGAGCGTCTCTCATATAAGGAAGAACACCCAGCCCGAATTCCGTACGTGCTGATACCGGTGACGATGGATTACCAGGACATCAAGCAACTCTTCTGCAACACTACAGCCCCCATGACTTACATCACGTTTATCAACAACGGCATGTTCCTCCCACTGCGCTCGCTTCTCGACCGCCTTGCCGTGGAACTGGGGCACTACGTCGACAAGAATCTCTTTATCATTCACCACCCAGAAAACATCGGCTACGCGGCCGCTGTGAACGAGGGCCTGCGTCACGCCCTCAGCTTTTCCGTTGCCCAGGTGCCGTGGGTCTTCATCACCAATGCCGACGTCCGCTTTGCGCCGGGGCTCATCGCCGAGTTTGTCGCGCAGACAAAGGAAAAGACAGAAGGTCAGCTGGAGCGCATTCGCAGTCTCGACCTAGAGGTCATTGCCGAAGCCAGGACGCTCGAAAACGTGCCAGACCCGCGGTTCGCTTTCCACAGCAACAGCTACCCCATCATCACGGCATCTTCTTTGCCGTATCGTATTCGGACTATGCCCCCACAAGAGATGAAGAAGCAGTTTGCCGACACGTACGGCATCTTTTACACAGACTACAAGGAGTTCATGGCCACATTTGCGCTGTCCCGACTCGCCATTGCGACCGTAGGGTTCTTTGACGAGAACTACTACCCAGCCTACGGCGAAGATCACGACTACCTGTGGCGCATGGCGGCTCTAGGCTACAAGAAGTACTTCTCCGAGCGGGGAAAGTATGTGCACTATGAAAACGCGAACCTCAAAGTCGATGAGGCGGCCAGGAACCGTGGCATCTTCAAGAGCACTGTCTACTTCATCCAGAGCATGAAGTTTGGACGTATGAACCATCAACCATTTCGCCTGCAATATCGCCGTGCCAAGTGGTTCCCTGATAGTGTCACACTCTATCCAGAAATCGGGAACAAACCGCTACCCTTTAACGGAACCATTCCTGTCGACATGTGGGTACTCGACACGGAAAGGCGAAGATTCATCTGGGAAGTCGGCGAGAATATTCGCTGTCATTACGACTACAAGCCGTACAACATGAAGCTACTGGACTTTGCTGTTCGCTCCCGTTAA
- a CDS encoding putative n-terminal acetyltransferase complex ard1 subunit homolog: protein MPPRWHVLYPCPSLHLPSCHLCLASRACVFERNDHGEKLTGRCCCRALPLPCTMTTYRRMTLCDTLQFNFVNLDQLTETYNTSFYGEYVTHWPEYQRMCVHPTTGIPMAYTLGKAEGQGEDYHGHVSAVSVAPTFRRVALGETLMVELAQMSELVHDAYFVDLFVRKSNQVAQDMYHRLGYIVYRTVLNYYRGDGPKGPFRSDEDALDMRLALRRDKERRKSSVIPLDRPIKPEELEWV, encoded by the coding sequence ATGCCACCACGTTGGCACGTGCTGTACCCTTGCCCCTCTCTTCATCTCCCTTCTTGCCATTTGTGTCTCGCCTCTCGTGCCTGCGTTTTCGAAAGGAACGACCACGGTGAAAAGCTAACGGGACGGTGTTGCTGCAGggcgctccccctcccgtgtACGATGACCACGTACCGCCGCATGACGCTATGCGACACGCTGCAGTTTAATTTTGTAAATTTGGATCAACTCACAGAGACGTACAATACGTCCTTCTATGGCGAGTATGTCACACACTGGCCGGAGTACCAGCGCATGTGCGTCCACCCAACCACCGGTATTCCCATGGCCTACACGCTCGGGAAAGCAGAGGGACAAGGAGAGGACTATCACGGACACGTGTCCGCCGTGTCCGTGGCGCCAACGTTTCGGCGTGTCGCCCTCGGCGAGACCCTCATGGTCGAATTGGCGCAGATGAGCGAGCTCGTGCACGATGCCTACTTTGTGGACCTCTTCGTCCGCAAAAGTAACCAGGTGGCACAGGACATGTACCATCGGCTGGGCTACATTGTCTACCGGACAGTACTCAATTACtaccgcggcgacggccccAAAGGCCCGTTCAGGAGTGACGAGGACGCACTGGACATGCGGCTTGCCCTGCGGCGTGACAAGGAGCGGCGAAAAAGTAGCGTCATTCCGCTAGACCGTCCGATCAAACCGGAAGAACTGGAGTGGGTGTAA